The Xanthomonas indica genome has a segment encoding these proteins:
- the sufD gene encoding Fe-S cluster assembly protein SufD: protein MSALLDSLAAAFHGDGARRAPLEQALRDGLPGARSEAWKYTSLRALERRSFAPAPQTAPAVDAALLDGIPAPRLVFVNGRASDTLSDLSGLPAGVELQRLSTILQSGDDAMRFLGRRFERSDEVFARLNAALADEGSVLRVDAGVRVEAPLHLVFVSTAAETDLAWHHRHLIELRQDAVLALVEHHLHAGDAAHLSNSLAHVHLAAGAQLSHARVQDEAAGVTALLRTDAVLARDAQYRRVDLELGGALARHELNVRLEGDNARLVANGVLLGNGRRQLDTRLGIEHIARDTACELLWRGVATGRSRVAFHGGIQIRHGADGTDAALSNKNLLLSADAEIDTQPVLVIDADEVKAAHGATVGQLDTNALFYLRSRGLPQERAQQLLTAAFCREPLGALEPALGEGLLARLERALSAAGVA from the coding sequence ATGAGCGCCCTGCTCGACTCGCTGGCCGCCGCGTTCCACGGCGATGGCGCGCGCCGCGCGCCGCTGGAGCAGGCGCTGCGCGACGGCCTGCCCGGCGCGCGCAGCGAAGCCTGGAAGTACACCTCGCTGCGCGCGCTGGAACGGCGCAGCTTCGCGCCCGCACCGCAGACCGCACCGGCAGTGGATGCGGCGCTGCTCGACGGCATCCCGGCACCGCGCCTGGTGTTCGTCAACGGCCGCGCCAGCGATACGCTGTCGGACCTGTCCGGCCTGCCGGCCGGGGTGGAACTGCAGCGCCTGTCGACGATCCTGCAAAGCGGCGACGATGCCATGCGCTTCCTCGGCCGCCGCTTCGAGCGCAGCGACGAGGTCTTCGCCCGGCTCAACGCCGCCCTCGCCGACGAAGGCAGCGTGCTGCGGGTGGATGCCGGCGTGCGCGTGGAGGCGCCGCTGCACCTGGTGTTCGTCTCCACCGCCGCCGAGACCGACCTGGCCTGGCACCATCGCCACCTAATCGAACTGCGCCAGGACGCGGTGCTGGCCCTTGTCGAGCATCACCTGCATGCCGGCGACGCCGCGCACCTGAGCAATAGCCTGGCGCACGTGCACCTGGCCGCCGGGGCGCAGCTGAGCCACGCCCGCGTGCAGGACGAGGCAGCAGGCGTCACCGCGCTGCTGCGTACCGATGCGGTGCTGGCGCGCGATGCGCAGTACCGGCGCGTGGACCTGGAACTGGGCGGCGCGCTGGCCCGGCACGAACTCAACGTGCGCCTGGAGGGCGACAACGCCCGGCTGGTCGCCAACGGCGTGCTGCTCGGCAACGGCCGGCGCCAGCTCGACACCCGCCTGGGCATCGAGCACATCGCCCGCGACACCGCCTGCGAACTGCTGTGGCGCGGCGTCGCCACCGGGCGCAGCCGCGTGGCCTTCCATGGCGGCATCCAGATCCGTCACGGCGCCGACGGCACCGACGCGGCGCTGTCGAACAAGAACCTGCTGCTGTCCGCCGACGCCGAGATCGATACCCAGCCAGTGCTGGTGATCGATGCCGACGAGGTCAAGGCCGCGCACGGCGCCACCGTCGGCCAACTCGACACCAACGCGTTGTTCTACCTGCGCTCGCGCGGCCTGCCGCAGGAGCGCGCGCAGCAACTGCTGACCGCTGCGTTCTGCCGCGAGCCGCTGGGCGCACTGGAGCCGGCACTGGGCGAAGGCTTGCTGGCACGGCTGGAGCGGGCGCTCAGCGCCGCAGGCGTGGCATGA
- the sufC gene encoding Fe-S cluster assembly ATPase SufC: protein MLTIDNLHASVAGKDILKGLSLQVKPGEVHAIMGPNGAGKSTLGNVLAGRDGYAVTDGSVRFEGADLLELEPEERAAAGLFLAFQYPVEIPGVNNTYFLRAALNAQRKARGEAELDSMQFLKLVRQKLAVLHLKDELLHRGVNEGFSGGEKKRNEIFQLAVLEPKLAILDETDSGLDIDALKTVAEGVNALRSPERAFVVITHYQRLLDYIKPDVVHVLADGRIVQTGGPELALELEAHGYAWLKERVAPEAAVQ from the coding sequence ATGCTGACCATAGACAACCTCCACGCCTCCGTTGCCGGCAAGGACATCCTCAAGGGCCTGTCGCTGCAGGTGAAGCCCGGCGAAGTGCACGCCATCATGGGCCCCAACGGCGCCGGCAAGTCCACCCTCGGCAACGTGCTGGCCGGCCGTGACGGCTACGCCGTGACCGACGGCAGCGTGCGCTTCGAGGGCGCCGACCTGCTCGAACTGGAACCGGAGGAACGCGCCGCCGCCGGCCTGTTCCTGGCCTTCCAGTACCCGGTGGAAATCCCCGGCGTGAACAACACCTACTTCCTGCGCGCCGCGCTCAACGCGCAGCGCAAGGCGCGCGGCGAGGCCGAGCTGGATTCGATGCAGTTCCTCAAGCTGGTCCGGCAGAAGCTGGCGGTGCTGCACCTGAAGGACGAGCTGCTGCATCGCGGCGTCAACGAGGGCTTCTCCGGCGGCGAGAAGAAGCGCAACGAGATCTTCCAGTTGGCGGTGCTGGAGCCGAAGCTGGCGATCCTCGACGAGACCGACAGCGGCCTGGACATCGATGCGCTCAAGACCGTGGCCGAAGGCGTCAACGCGCTGCGTTCGCCGGAGCGCGCGTTCGTGGTGATCACCCACTACCAGCGCCTGCTCGACTACATCAAGCCCGACGTGGTGCATGTGCTGGCCGATGGTCGCATCGTGCAGACCGGCGGCCCCGAACTGGCGCTGGAACTGGAAGCGCACGGCTATGCCTGGCTGAAGGAGCGCGTGGCGCCCGAGGCGGCGGTGCAATGA
- the sufB gene encoding Fe-S cluster assembly protein SufB: MATENAEILERLGRRYDAGFITDIESDSFLPGLNEDVVRALSVKKDEPEWMTDWRLAAYRHWLKMPMPHWAKLDIAPIDFQALSYYSAPKGPKYASLDEVPKELLDTYDKLGVPLHERAKLAGVAVDAVFDSVSVGTTFRKELAEKGVIFCSMSEAIKEHPELVRQYLGSVVPVGDNFFAALNSAVFSDGSFVFIPKGVRCPMELSTYFRINAGHTGQFERTLIVCEDKAYVSYLEGCTAPMRDENQLHAAVVELVALEDAEIKYSTVQNWYPGDEEGRGGIYNFVTKRGECRGARSKITWTQVETGSAITWKYPSCVLLGDDSVGEFHSVALTHHRQQADTGTKMIHVGKRTKSKIVSKGISAGRGQNTYRGLVKVERSAEGARNYTQCDSLLIGKQCGAHTFPYIEVRHPTATVEHEATTSKISDDQLFYCRARGIDQENAVSMIVDGFCKQVFRELPMEFAVEAKKLLEVSLEGSVG, from the coding sequence ATGGCCACCGAAAACGCTGAAATCCTGGAACGGCTGGGACGTCGCTACGACGCCGGCTTCATCACCGACATCGAATCCGATTCGTTCCTGCCCGGCCTGAACGAGGACGTCGTGCGCGCCCTGTCCGTGAAGAAGGACGAGCCGGAATGGATGACCGACTGGCGCCTGGCCGCCTACCGGCACTGGCTGAAGATGCCGATGCCGCACTGGGCCAAGCTGGACATCGCGCCGATCGACTTCCAGGCGCTGAGCTACTACTCCGCGCCCAAGGGCCCGAAGTACGCCTCGCTGGACGAGGTGCCGAAGGAACTGCTGGACACCTACGACAAGCTCGGCGTGCCGCTGCACGAGCGCGCCAAGCTCGCCGGCGTGGCAGTGGACGCGGTGTTCGACTCGGTTTCGGTCGGCACCACCTTCCGCAAGGAACTGGCCGAGAAGGGCGTGATCTTCTGCTCGATGTCCGAGGCGATCAAGGAACATCCGGAGCTGGTCAGGCAGTACCTGGGCAGCGTGGTGCCGGTCGGCGACAACTTCTTCGCGGCGCTCAACTCGGCGGTGTTCTCCGACGGCAGCTTCGTGTTCATCCCCAAGGGCGTGCGCTGCCCGATGGAGCTGAGCACCTATTTCCGCATCAACGCCGGCCACACCGGCCAGTTCGAGCGCACCCTGATCGTGTGCGAGGACAAGGCCTACGTGTCCTACCTGGAAGGCTGCACCGCGCCGATGCGCGACGAGAACCAGTTGCATGCGGCGGTGGTCGAGCTGGTGGCGCTGGAAGACGCCGAGATCAAGTACTCCACCGTGCAGAACTGGTATCCGGGCGACGAGGAAGGCCGCGGCGGCATCTACAACTTCGTGACCAAGCGCGGCGAGTGCCGCGGCGCGCGCAGCAAGATCACCTGGACCCAGGTCGAGACCGGCTCGGCGATCACCTGGAAGTATCCCTCGTGCGTGCTGCTGGGCGACGACTCGGTGGGCGAGTTCCACTCGGTGGCGCTGACCCATCATCGCCAGCAGGCCGACACCGGCACCAAGATGATCCACGTCGGCAAGCGCACCAAGAGCAAGATCGTCAGCAAGGGCATCAGCGCCGGCCGCGGGCAGAACACCTACCGCGGCCTGGTCAAGGTGGAGCGCAGCGCCGAGGGCGCGCGCAACTACACCCAGTGCGACTCGCTGCTGATCGGCAAGCAGTGCGGCGCGCATACCTTCCCGTACATCGAGGTGCGCCACCCCACCGCGACCGTCGAGCACGAGGCCACCACCTCCAAGATCAGCGACGACCAACTGTTCTATTGCCGCGCGCGCGGCATCGACCAGGAGAACGCGGTGTCGATGATCGTCGACGGCTTCTGCAAGCAGGTGTTCCGCGAACTACCGATGGAGTTCGCGGTGGAAGCCAAGAAGCTGCTGGAAGTGTCGCTGGAAGGCTCGGTGGGCTGA
- a CDS encoding SUF system Fe-S cluster assembly regulator: MLRVTKLTDYATVVLTVLAARPNEVLSATELAEQAGLESPTVSKLLKPLAQAGLVEGLRGVRGGYRLARPADAITLIQIVEAMEGPLAITECSHHGSQCSIAQTCGVRSNWRLINDVVADALRGVTLAQMLHPLPPSGDPKRRPIAVRFATT, translated from the coding sequence ATGCTCCGCGTCACCAAGCTCACCGATTACGCCACCGTCGTCCTGACCGTGCTCGCCGCGCGTCCGAACGAAGTGTTGAGCGCGACCGAACTGGCCGAGCAGGCCGGGCTGGAGTCGCCCACGGTCAGCAAGCTGCTCAAGCCGTTGGCCCAGGCCGGCCTGGTCGAAGGCCTGCGCGGCGTGCGCGGCGGCTACCGGCTGGCACGCCCGGCCGACGCCATCACCCTGATCCAGATCGTCGAGGCGATGGAAGGCCCATTGGCGATCACCGAATGCAGCCACCACGGCAGCCAGTGCAGCATCGCCCAGACCTGCGGCGTGCGCTCCAACTGGCGGCTGATCAACGACGTGGTCGCCGACGCGCTGCGCGGCGTGACCCTGGCGCAGATGCTCCACCCCCTCCCCCCCTCCGGCGATCCGAAACGGCGACCCATCGCCGTGCGGTTCGCGACCACCTGA